ttgtagaaattattggaaactcaagacggccatgacattatgttcttcacaagtgtatgtgaactttttgaccacgactgtattaacAGTAACGACTACAAACTCCTCAATACAATGTAACGGCATATGCCAAAAAAAAGAGTGTTTGGAAACTTCCAAAATATACATACTAACTTTGTCTACATCGTGCATATCATTATGAAAATTCAAGGCCTATTCCAAACTGTTATAGAGATGTTAAATAGACATCTCCTTTTACAGGAACGTAAGCAAGGTAGTAGTAAGTGTTCCCTTGGTTACATTTGTTACACGTCATATTTTCTGTGGATCAAATTATTCACTCAAGGTTGAATACCAATTACATGATAAAACACACATGAATGAACAGAGTGACCATCATGTGTCCTCCGACCAATATTGAAATGATGACACACTAATACCACTAAAATTCTAATTACACATGTGCAGGTTAACACACGCACGCATgctcgcgcacacacacagacacacatcttGAGAGGAACAGAGCAAATAAAAAGGCTTATATCAGGAATGGTAGTCAAAACCCACAAGCAAACGATGTGGTGAAgaacaaacataacacaacataTTAACCTCTAAAGACTTCAACTATCATCTTAGTGCACTGAACTCCATTTGAAAGTCATTAATGGAAAAATTTCAGGTAAGTTGTATTTCTTCTGaccttgttctttacagcattattgtttgtgtatgtgtttatTTTTCTGCACATGTGCAAATGTAATATTAGTTCTTTAGAATAACTGTCTGCTTCTAACAGAGTGGCTCACAATATGTTTATACATGGTATTGTACAAAACAGTGATTCTCAACTTGTTTAGTTGCAGGACCCACCATCACTCTATATTTACAATGGGCGACCTGTCATACATACAGGATGAAATGTTTCAAGGAACTATTTCTTCATTTCATTATAATTTATGATTAGTTTACAAAAAATTGTAAacaatttttattaaattgtcaaacattttacaaatataCACTGGTTTGTAATCAAAAGAAAAATAACAGCAACAACTTAATGAGCCTTTAATCTGTGACTTTGATTGAACTCATATAACCAGATAATTTGtacaatattctaatttattgAGATGCGTGAGCAAAAACAGCTCTCAAACAACTCGCAATTGCTATCGGGTCTCATCGTTCAATCGAGACTCGTGTGCAAACGTCATCACGTCATCTCTACCAGGAAGAAAAAACCTAGTGAAAATTGGTCCCAACCGACCAgttgagaatcactggtttagAGTATTGTATGGACATATGTAGTAGTACTGCCACGGAGTGGTTAATAACTTACTTGGACAAAATAACGTTTCTGTGTCCGTTTTAATAACATTTAGTCCTCCTCTCTTAAATCTTAGGCCACTGTAGGTGCTTCCCTTTGGTTTcaattttggaaaaaataaaatcctCCTTTTATAAGACTAAAGTGATAAATCTTGGTGTTTGTTGTGAATCCTCCCCTGTTAACCTGGGCTTTCTATCAAAGCATAAGAAGCCAACAGTTACATACCAGGTTTTTAGGATGGACAGGGATTTTTAACTGGATTAGCGTAGTGGTGAAAGCCAGCATTTTTCAATTTGAAACAATTCACAAAAATAAATGACATTTTTTCTAAAGAAAAGTTTGAGACAATACTTATGGAAATACTGCAATTCATGGAATGCCCCAGTGTAAGCTCAGTAGAGATAGGGCTTTTACTGTTGCAGCTCACAAATGATAGAATTTCCTATACACGTTAGAAATGTGTACTATCGTTTTCACTGTCCACTTAAGATTCCGTCTTACGACTCACCTTTCCTACCTGGCTTTTGAACCAGGGTGAGATGttgacactatttttattttattgttcatGTTTCTAACCTTTTACCAATGTTTATATGTTTGAGTCATGTATATCTTAGTTGTTTTTTATGCGTATCTGGCACctgttattttttactttttcactCATGTACTTTAGTCAACAGCAGTACTCAAATAAAATTGCCGTTGCCTGACTTTATAAATCTGGTAACTAATTATCAAAAGTATACAAAAAAGATAACATTTTGGAATCGTCTGAATCTAGAATCACATCCTaataatttgatttgattaaaaattCTTGAAGCCACCATTTTCTGACACAAAAAtccttaattaaatgcaaaataaATGCGAGTACCCATGTTATGTCCTCCGCCATCATTTATACTGCTTATCCTATGCAAGGTTGCAGGGATTTGGAGCATATGGTAGCTCGCATTAGGCAAAAGGGGGTATGCTTTTACTCTGTAGCTACAAACGCTGGATTTTATTAAAGAAATATAAACATGAATACCAAGTCTTGTTTTTTGTCTATGTCCAGCTGCTACGTGTATTGATGCTGTGTCTGCTGGCTGTCCACCAGTGCCTGGCTATGCCACTGCAGAGCCATTGTATCGACGAAGCAATCTGTACATACAGCTTGCAGGATTACTACGGCCAGATGGTCACTATACCCAGCCACATCAATGAGCGCAGTATTGCCCCCTGGAATTATATGTAAGTGCAGTCTCAACTTGAACACAAAGAAATACTTTGAGAGTTTTTCACAGCTCATTTTTCAATAATTGCATTCTGTGTTCGTACTGCCATTTTTAGTCAACCATGAAAAATAGTTAACCTGCATGTTTTTGGGTCGATCCACCGTTTTACTGCTAGCCACTTTTCAGCAGGCATAATTCTAAATTACTATTATTGCTtccatggtggcaaataaacCTCATTTCTCAAAAGTATCATAGTTAAGTATGAGGAATAGCGAAGCATGTGACACCCCGAGCAAGAAAGAGCAGGAGAGAAAGGCATGCTAACTGCTATGCTAGCTTGAATGTAAAGTAGCGAAACAACAGGATAAGTtgttttgcaaactttaaaataagaCTAGCTGGAACTGCGCTAGAGTGGATAGTAACCAAGAAATGCACAAGACATTTGAAAGTAtaataataaagtattaacaacaACTACACTAAACAGCCACTTTGAGTGTTGTGCACATCGTAGAAGTGGAAATGACGCAACACATTAGCTTGAATGTCAGCAGCCGGAGAAAGagcttttgaaattgttttactATAACTATATTATGTAGGagtccgagtgcagctgggataggctacagcccACCTgctaccctgaaagggacaagcattAGAAAATTAATGGATATACGTAACGACTAGTGCAGCAGCGATTCGTTAACTTAGTCGATGTCATCGATGATGTAAATACTTCAACGTCATGTACCTTACGTCAATGCGTCGAAAAAAGATGGCCGCgcacaaaaagaaaaagatacCACTGCGTTTCAATTGATCGGACACCGATCATTATTGCCCAATTGCTGTGAAAAAGATACCTTTCAATGTTGATGACAAAAAAGTCAACCTTGCAGCTTGGTCTGTTTGTTGACAGTCAAGGTGACTAATAATGCTAGGAGCAAGAATACAGCTAACTGTTTTTGACAGTTATGTCCATACTCAAAGCAGAGCGGCCCTTCCAAGTTAATATTACTACAATTGTGGCATATAACCTACATTCTCACAAGTTTTAACATCACCGTGGAACTGGAGAGAGAGGCTAAAAGAGAGCAGCAGACGACAAGGAACCATGCGAACGCTAAGCTATCTTGAAACAACAGAACAATAAGTGCTTAGTTCACTTTAACAGAATTCAACTGCTTTACAGCAAAAAGTTAGCAGATATTACCATGAAATTAACAGGTAGATTAATAcaagtctagagagaggataatattccAGCaagatgtgcatgtgtgtgtgcgctgtTGCTGTGTCTGTCGAGTGTCAGACTGCCAGCGATCACTGAAAAGGGTTGAACGATCCATAAGTCGATGTTATTGATACCAGTGATAAGATCAATTTAAATTTCACCACGTTATGGTTATGGTATTAGTTATTTTGAACACGCATACggttacaatatggtacatctatttctgcactgaatttgtatacagtgaTTGTTTTCCACTGAATATGTACACACTGTACTttgacaaactgaatttttaaactgaattttatcACAATTTTGTATTCAATGAAAGCGTCCGCAAaacttgatgtaaaaaaaaaaatcataaaataaaaattcggtgtcaaaaaaagcttttatattaaagacacaaattaacctacatatacatcacatatttccagtttttttattacaatatttttgaAAAGGCTGATGTTCAGTCATGATTTTGAAATGAATATCATCCGCTTCTTCTTCTCGGCACTGTCCTTAAAATTCACTTTTTATGTTCCCATtgtcgccttctgcccgaatgcaggtgggataggctccagcactcctgtgaccccgagagggacaagcggtagaaaatggatggatgttcccatGGTTGTGTTGATCTCTAAATATAAGTGATTGCTAGTTATTAATACGGGATGTTATGGTTGGAATTCACGGGGTTAACTGTGACATTCACTACATCAACTGGCAGTGGGGAGCCTCGTAAGACTAACTTTTGTTCACAACCTAAAGCGTAGCAATTCGCAGAAAAGCTACCTAACTGGAAAAATCATACCTCTATGTATCACTGTATATGCAAACGCATATATACAGACCATCAAAAGCAATATTTAAGTATTAATACAGGTTacgtttagggatgtcccgatccacgtttttgcacttccgatccgatacctatgttgtttttgcacttccgatccgataccgatactgaccgacacTGACCGATActagcctatccgagcatgtattaaagtttaaagttatttagcctacttagttgtcagaatcatgttgaaaagggttttagtactcttgataaaaactaaccagctgaattaggggagtttgaataatacacaatggttggtaacaagaaactgacctgtttatttaaggataaacacaaaatagacaaaattatacatgacaaacagaaatggcatcattgaactagggctggacgatatggcctttttttaatattgcgatattttaaggccatattgcaatacacgatatatatctcaatattttgccttagccttgaatgaacacttgatgcatataatcacagcagtatgatgattctatgtgtctacattaaaacattcttcttcatactgcattaatatatgctacttttaaactggcatgcagagaaggaaatcacaactaaaaaaatcactatttttttcatacggtgttgatctggaaatgtttgcctcggcattttgatggtgtgggcgtgtggcaccgaatggagataagcgtcttgatagacgttacaatatttgaacaatggtgacgaaaactgttttttctgtcgtgtccgtgtgtcgaaaattgttatgcgcttatttttttatttgattttgtgcgtggcatagatttgccgtgcgcagaggacgcctgagcagtgcgcaattgcacaggtgcgcaccttagagggagcgttgctcacaCGGCTGtggtagcatcacagctaacgttagccatgctgctacctctctgctcggggaggacgtatacgtatgtgacgtatgacgtgacagtatgtgacgtgtgtaagaaggtgcgcttgctgtctgtgagagggaaacacaggaaagagtgagaagagcctgacgtgtaatgccagcagctgaaAGCAACTGCgggagaatccacagacctgtggatgtgttgaaggtgtgctggaaaatgcggaacggaaattagggagcagcagaaaagtggaatgtattatttaaccggaccggagtttttttttttaaactggatctggatcggcattttcccatgccttgccgatacgcattttttggcaaatatcggcggccgatccgatccaaatatcggatcaggacatccctagttacgttGTTAACATCTTCATCAaggcatgatcgtaacaatccacatattgtattattatgcaTTATTAGGCAGCCTGCACACACGTATACTGGCAACTACAAAATATTTCCGGGATACAAATACCGCACGACAACTGCTTTGCTGTTCCACAGCTTTTGTGTGGCACATATTCTCTATCCTCTTCATGTATCTATGCAATACGAGACAGAGTTAACCCACCGCCTGCAAACCCTGAAaaggaacaagtggtagaaaatggctgAATGGACGAGTTTAAAGTTCTTTAATCTATCTGTTACACAAACATGCTTCTACGCTACCAGACTCTTTCCATAGTGATCATTTCAGCAGATGTGTTTCAAGTGATTCAAAGGCACATGGTAAGGTACTACAAGCGAGCAGAGCTGCTGCTTATGTCCATTAAGTTTTGTACGGTATTTTGCTCATATTAACATTACTGGTGGTTGTGACATGTAGAGAACTGGGATGTTTATTACAATTTTGTGAGTATTTTCTCATTTTAAGTTGCTTTGAAACATCCGTACACTTTCTCAACCGTGAGCCTGCCTAAGACtggcttctgattggctctgcctCTTACCGGTGCGTGGTTTCAGTAACCAACGTGAAATATCATGATTTCTCATTGGCTCTGCCTCTTACTTGTGCACAgtttttgtaaccaatcagatggcgcCGTGGGCGGGACAATGCTGGACACAGATGTGCAACTGCATCTGAGCCAAAATGACCAGTTTTAAATGGGTCTGTTGGGTTAAAAAAGGCAaagactgttacgatccgctgcccggatcatagtttgtttatgtttgagtcgcatgtgttttcagcaccttgagtttcgtttatttctgttgccatgacggcagattgtatacaactgcctctggttagtgtccgggacgcgcacctgttgcccgggcgctaatcagagggctatttagtctttgccctggcctcactcggtctggcttcctagtttgttcttacacaactgatgacgacaactttgattcccgctagcttttcacgctatgccattttgcctgctagctcccacgctagtccttttgtttttgccttttgctatttgcacgtcttttgtttgttcatcgaatgatttatattttaaataaatcattttcctacctgcaagctgtgtccgaagccgtctgcatccttgggagaaccacacccgcatcactatgcgaccacgtcgttacaaagACGCTTGTTTAATGATTGTTACATTTACATTTGAATGACAGTAGTAGTGATTATAGAGGTtaaatattactatttattatcaatattaaaaaaatttaattaaaaaagccAATATACAGTAGATTAAAAAGTCCAAtgtggattagggatgtcccgatccgatatttggatcggatcgcccgccgatatttgccaaaaaatgcgtatcggcaaggcatgggaaaatgccgatccagattcagtttaaaaaaaaactccggtccgtgttttccaacgcaccgatttaaataatacattccacttttctgctgctccgtaatttcccttccgcattttccagcacaccttcaacacatccacaattctcacgcagttgcttttagctgctggcattacacgacaggctcttctcactctttcctgtgtctccttctcacagacagcaagcgcaccttcttacacacgtcacatactgtcacgacatacgtcacatactgtcacgtcatacgtcacatacctatacgtcctccccaagcagagaggtagcagcatggctaacgttagctgtgatgctagcgcagccgctaaggtgcgcgcctgctcaaacgtcctctgcgcacggcaaatctatgccacgcacaaaatcaaataaaaaaataagcgcataacaattttcgacacacggacacgacagagaaaaccgtttttgtcatcattgttcaaatattgtaatgtctgtcgagacgcttatctccgttcggtgccacacgtccacaccatcaaaatgctgaagcaaaaatttccagatcaacaccgtctgaaaaaaattagtgatctatttagttgtgatttccttctctgcatgaaaatttaaaagtagcatatattaatgcagtatgaagaagaatgttttaatgtagacatgcaagccttgaaagaaaattttgaaaatcaagactacttttcctgcaaatgggtgcatttctaccctatattttaactttagatttattctcatatcaaactcttttggctgtctttttgacacttacatccggcgcccccctccacaccccggattataaataatgtaaataattcaatgtgattatcttgtgtgatgactgtattatgatgatagtatatatctgatagtatatatctggaccccgacttaaacaagttgaaaaacttattggggtgttaccatttagtggtcaattgtacggaatatgtacttcactgtgcaacctactaataaaagtctcaatcaatcaatcaaaacacatagaatcatcatactgatgtgattatatgtatcaagtgttcattcaaggctaaggcaaaatattgagatatatattgtgtatcgcaatatggccttaaaatatcgcaatattaaaaaaaggccatatcacccagccctagttcaatgatgccatttttgtttgtcatgtataattgtgtctattttgtgtttatccttgaataaacaggtcagtttcttgttaccaaccattgtgtattattcaaactcccctaattcagctggctagttgttatcaagagtactaaaatccTTTTCaatatgattctgacaactaagtaggctaaataactttaaactttaatacatgctcggataggccagtatcggtcagaatCGGTAtctgtcagtatcggtatcagatcggaagtgcaaaaacaatatcggtatcggatcggaagtgcaaaaacctggatcgggacatccctaatgcggATATATGTCAAAAAACTAAAAAGCAGCATCGATAATCAACCTGGCCGATGATTTGGTCGATTCCTAATATATACAGTGtgttacatgcatatacacactctCTAGCTGTCTGATCTTTTTCTGCTCTATTTGTCTAGTGAGAACATCGACTTGAACCGGGTACCTCAGGTTATTCATGAAGCCAGCTGCCACACAAGCCATTCCTGCAGAGGGCTCGACAATGCTTTTGGTCTAGAGACCATACCTGTATCTCTACGGATGCCTGTCCTCAAGAAGAACCCCAGCTGTTTGCCGACAGCGAGCTACTCTCTGGAGTTTGAACTCATCACCATAGCATGTATATGTGTTATTTCCAGGCACAGCTGATTGGTATGTTCTCTGATGTAATTAGAATGATTTAATATGTACAAGTGTAACAAAATTATGTTCCTAAACGTAATGCTGCTAAGCatattcaaaataaactcaattattaccattattatcaCAAGTTAAAGTAATTAAGGCTTTCTTTCTTTCGAATTAAGGCAGTAGACACCAGAGGTACCACTATTTCTATACATCCTCAAAAAGAAGCTTATGCTTGAAGTTGTGCTTCGCTAGTTTGTTAGTTATGTCATCCACTTTTAAACAAATCATTGACTCAAGTGTCATTTTTTTTGCCTGTAAAGAATTACAGCAACTACAGCTTTAGATGCCTGAAGTACACACGTTTAGAATATCTGAGCAAGAGCCATTTAAAAAATGGCCACCATCaactagggatgtcacggtatgaacattttttatgacagttattgtgaccaaaattttcACGGTTATCGCCAAATTTTTAAATGCGCTCAAAAttatcaaaaagtacttatattgAAATCTTTTAAtcaagttttgtttaaaaaaaaaaaacacattcaaaattgttttctttgtagaAGACACATTGTACATAAGAACACTGTTtcatgtacctcaagtagaaattgcatgagcatatgaaagcaacacaaacattataaacaaagtaatatgtaaGAAACTAAATTAtaacagaaataaataaataaatacaaatagatgtGAAATTTGTGCAGCTAGCACCTTATGGACATAAGatacaaacaaattaaaacaatgtaagaattttgcaagagggcacctgatggccataagacgagCTGCTGTTTTTgtccatataaataaaaatagtgttcatatatcagtgtttcctacacattcatttatttgtggcggcccgccacgaaagaattacgtccgccacaaatggatttttcggcttttgactcgctcgaccgctcataaaagcaatgggactctgtctgtgaatgtaccttgtagttacaactccggtgcagtaggtggcggtagcctactatgcattgtaactccgccaatagcacttaattcacttggtggtccagaagaagaagaagaagaagaagaagaagaagacggcggagtaaaataacggaccgaccggatcaaaatacgagggtaatataggttgtaggtagataagttatagctgcatcgctcgcggctcgtcatatatttaacgttaatccgcgatttcaccgagcgtttcactcacggtgagcagcctgacgctgcttcattaacaccgccgctgttgtcacgtcacgtgttaccataccgacgagctaacgtgtccaggttataaccctgttgtcaataaacacacgtggagacggtgcttcagatactgcattaataatgaagctaaattgtccactgtccactgcagcatgtgaatgcaatgaaaagaataaaatctgagccaaccagctgttaaaatgttgtccaggttaatgttttggccattaaaggcccttcatttcaagatttcaactgtgatcgggctttaaacaggtggctgacctgttcagatgggtgtaactcaggggtgctcacactttttctgcaggcgagctacttttcaattgatcaagtcgtggggatctacctcattcatatatatcatttatatttacttatttatgaaatacatgtttttgttaacaagttaaaggtgtttaatgataatacaagtatgtttaatacatatagttaatattgttcacaagttaaaggtgtttaaagataatacaagcatgtttaacacatattgttaataaattaaaggtgtttaatgataatacaagtatgtttaatacatatagttaatattgttaacaagttaaaggtgtttaaagataatacaagcatgtttaacacatattgttaataaattaaaggtgtttaatgataacacaagtatgtttaatacatatagttaatattgttaagttaaaggtgtttaatgacaatacaagcatgtttaacacatatagttaatattgttaacaagttaaaggtgtttaaagataatacaagcatgtttaacacatatagttaatattgttaacaagttaaaggtgtttaaaaataatacaagcatgtttaacacaaatagattcctttctttcatgaagacaagaatataagttggtgtattacctgattgtgatgacttgcattgataggaatcagacagtggtgctgataacatccgcattttcgaatggaggagaaaaaaagtcctcctttctgtccaataccacatgaaagtggttggtttttggcatcttatttgtccagcttctgtactcctttgtatacactttacaagaaatacattgtcggcaaactccgtagcttgctagcttgtgcacgccagctttctgagactcttattttgttagcgcaactgtgcagtcggtctttggagttttgacgacaggtacggcgccagagtctgttgaaataaagtgtttctcgccttcctgtcggtaattttaatgagctaaatatgtacataaagtgttgtacttatattccaactccgcgttcttcttggtcatcgccgctgccgccgtcaccctccgccccccgaccacaccaccacaaatagatgcctgtcctgtgggaaacactgtatatgatATCTGGTCTTGCAAGATGGCACCCGAAGGCCATACGACTAGCtctctttttgtccatatagataaaaagtGTTCATATATGATATCTATCCTTACACATAGGGCTGCACATTGATGGCCAAAATAATATACACAAAATCAAGATTATTCATTATGCTATGTGTAttttaggtaccgtattttccgcaccataaggcgcacctaaaaaccacaatttttctcaaaagctgacagtgcgcctaataacccggtgcgctttattacgattcattttcataaagtttcggtctcgcaacttcggtaaacagccgccatcttttttcccggtagaacaggaagcgcttcttcttctacgcaagcaaccgccaaggaaagcacccgcccccatagaacaggaagcgcttcacccgcccccggaagaagaagaaaaaacgcgcggatatcaccgtacgtttcatttcctgtttacatctgtaaagaccacaaaatggctcctactacgcgacaaggatccggatcataaaaagacgcaatctctccatccgcacacggattactaccgtatttcacagcaactgatattcctgtgaactgcactgtggaacgggagcacgtacggtgaatattcgcaccacagggaatgaggagtcatccttcactgtggttctagcttgccatgctaacttccacccatccaaaagagacctttccagccggcgtcatcataaaagctaactcgaagggatggatggatgaagaaaagatgagcgagtggttaagggaagtttacgcgaagaggccgggtggcttttttcacacagctccgaaggcgaacacaccttcactaagacgggcagatagcgccggtcgacatacgccaacatctgccagtggatcgtaaatgcctgggcagatagtttcggtcacaactgtggtccgagctttccggaaggcaggattcacagaactgctgcacaacaacagcgacactgactcccgatgacttctacgagacggaaccggccatttttggatcccacgcttgcgcaacttttcaattcggacaccgaagacgaagaattcgaaggatttacgaatgaagaataacttcagaaggtgagcgctatgtttattttgtgtgttgtgacattaacgttcgagcaacattatgttgctatttattgctctacaccattttgaattttactatgtttgtgattgcacatttgcgtacattttgggacagagttgttagaacgctggttttcaatatattattaaagtttgactgaactatctgactgtttttttgacattcactttagcgcagcgtttttttgacattcactttagcgcagcgtaggcgcggcttttagtccggggcggcttattggtggacaaaattatgaaatatgtaattcatagaaggtgcggct
The sequence above is drawn from the Nerophis lumbriciformis linkage group LG33, RoL_Nlum_v2.1, whole genome shotgun sequence genome and encodes:
- the LOC133576004 gene encoding interleukin-17F, translated to MEKFQLLRVLMLCLLAVHQCLAMPLQSHCIDEAICTYSLQDYYGQMVTIPSHINERSIAPWNYIENIDLNRVPQVIHEASCHTSHSCRGLDNAFGLETIPVSLRMPVLKKNPSCLPTASYSLEFELITIACICVISRHS